Proteins from a genomic interval of Microbacterium phyllosphaerae:
- a CDS encoding S8 family peptidase, translated as MKPGRMLRNGVAAATVVASVLLLGAAATPPPVPDDPADPVRASEYWLDGAGIRDAWQTTRGDGVTIAVIDTGIGKVPGVFDEAVIGGTDVSGTGTPDGRTPVGAIDGNHGSWVASLAAGRGAADGKGMIGVAPEADLLSISVGFGAAAAVPFTDQVAKAMHWAVDHGADIINLSFTTNTLDWDKSWDDAFLYAFDHDVVVVVAAGNRGSGTNIIGAPATIPGVLTVGGVDQTGTASVEASTQGITIGIAAPSEGLIGVSADGKVASWSGTSGAAPIVAGIAALIRSAHPDLDAANVINRIIKTAIPVPGTTKLPDPLYGYGLVDADAAVSADVAKVDENPMGDLAEWVRLYRRAESVPEPEPTVTPVEVPPLPAADAPSEPVSPLLPSAETLRYGTLPLIALTVPGILVALGVTAAARRIRSARARTPHP; from the coding sequence ATGAAGCCGGGTCGGATGCTGCGCAACGGCGTCGCAGCGGCGACCGTCGTGGCATCCGTCCTGCTGCTGGGGGCCGCGGCCACTCCGCCTCCCGTACCGGACGACCCGGCGGACCCGGTACGCGCCTCGGAGTACTGGCTCGACGGCGCCGGCATCCGTGATGCGTGGCAGACGACGCGCGGAGACGGCGTGACGATCGCGGTCATCGACACCGGCATCGGCAAGGTGCCCGGCGTCTTCGACGAGGCGGTCATCGGGGGCACGGATGTGTCCGGCACCGGAACCCCCGACGGACGCACCCCGGTCGGCGCGATCGACGGGAATCACGGCTCGTGGGTGGCGTCGCTCGCCGCGGGCCGCGGGGCTGCCGACGGCAAGGGAATGATCGGGGTCGCGCCGGAGGCCGATCTGCTGTCGATCTCGGTCGGTTTCGGCGCCGCCGCGGCCGTCCCGTTCACCGACCAGGTGGCGAAGGCCATGCACTGGGCGGTCGATCACGGTGCCGACATCATCAACCTCTCGTTCACGACCAACACGCTCGACTGGGACAAGAGCTGGGATGACGCCTTCCTCTACGCGTTCGACCACGACGTCGTCGTCGTGGTCGCTGCGGGGAACAGGGGGAGCGGGACCAACATCATCGGTGCGCCCGCGACGATTCCCGGCGTGCTGACGGTGGGCGGGGTCGACCAGACGGGCACCGCCAGCGTCGAGGCATCGACGCAGGGCATCACCATCGGGATCGCCGCGCCCAGTGAGGGCCTGATCGGCGTCTCCGCCGACGGCAAGGTCGCTTCGTGGAGCGGCACCAGCGGTGCGGCACCGATCGTCGCAGGCATCGCGGCACTCATCCGGTCGGCGCATCCGGATCTCGACGCGGCCAACGTGATCAACCGCATCATCAAGACGGCGATCCCTGTGCCGGGAACGACGAAGCTGCCGGATCCGCTCTACGGGTACGGTCTCGTCGACGCCGATGCCGCCGTGAGTGCAGACGTCGCGAAGGTGGACGAGAACCCGATGGGCGACCTCGCCGAGTGGGTCCGGCTGTACCGGAGGGCCGAGTCCGTTCCGGAACCCGAGCCCACGGTCACACCGGTCGAAGTGCCCCCGCTGCCTGCGGCCGACGCGCCGAGCGAACCCGTTTCACCGCTGCTTCCCAGCGCTGAAACGCTGCGTTACGGTACCCTGCCGCTGATTGCACTCACAGTCCCTGGTATCCTGGTAGCGCTTGGCGTCACCGCAGCTGCCCGGCGCATCCGATCGGCGCGCGCTCGCACGCCACATCCCTGA
- a CDS encoding LemA family protein: MEWLVPVLIVVGVILLIGIYLWATYNSLVQLNVRVDEAWSGITVQLKRRADLIPNLIETVKGYASHEKAVFENVTRARAETLSAGGPGEAGIAEGHLQQALRSLFAVAEAYPQLQASQNFLQVQQALVDTEDKIQAARRFYNGGVRELNTKIKVFPNNLFAKGLGFTEREFFEVADSGAISEPPRVQF; encoded by the coding sequence ATGGAATGGCTCGTGCCGGTACTGATCGTCGTCGGTGTGATTCTGCTCATCGGAATCTACCTCTGGGCGACCTACAACTCGCTGGTGCAGCTGAACGTGCGCGTCGACGAGGCGTGGAGCGGCATCACCGTGCAGCTGAAGCGTCGAGCGGACCTGATACCGAATCTCATCGAGACGGTGAAGGGGTACGCCTCGCATGAGAAGGCGGTCTTCGAGAACGTCACCCGCGCGCGTGCGGAGACGCTGTCGGCCGGTGGCCCCGGTGAGGCGGGAATCGCAGAGGGACACCTGCAGCAGGCACTTCGCAGCCTCTTCGCGGTGGCGGAGGCGTATCCGCAGCTGCAGGCGAGCCAGAACTTCCTGCAGGTGCAGCAGGCTCTCGTCGACACCGAAGACAAGATCCAGGCGGCGCGACGGTTCTACAACGGCGGCGTCCGTGAGCTGAACACCAAGATCAAGGTCTTCCCGAACAATCTCTTCGCCAAGGGCCTCGGATTCACCGAGCGCGAGTTCTTCGAGGTCGCAGACAGCGGTGCGATCTCAGAACCACCACGCGTGCAGTTCTGA
- a CDS encoding D-arabinono-1,4-lactone oxidase: protein MTRIGGTWQNWGRSAQVKPLRVERPRTPEGVQRAVKAAVAQRLTIKAVGAGHSFTGIAVAPGVLLELDDMQGLVSADEATGQVTLLAGTRLHRIPGLLAPYGLAMENLGDIDRQSISGAISTGTHGTGASFGGLAAQVVGATLVTATGEFLRVDAEQNTDLLPAVALGLGALGILVEVTLQCVPAFILKAIDEPAPLDDVLATLAHRVAASDHFEFYWFPHTDVALTKRQTRVPESTRRQPLPTVGRWIDETLLSNGVYRAVCAAGQIAPVITPPFNRLAVKLTGDRQYTDLSHRVLTQSRTVRFREMEYALPAENVVPAFRAVRALIERRGWRIEFPIEVRFAAEDDRWLSTAYGRASGYIAVHRYWRADPTAYFEAVEQIMLEHGGRPHWGKLHTLGADRLRESYPRFDDFVALRDRLDPDRRFTNRYLDRVLGE from the coding sequence GTGACGAGAATCGGTGGCACCTGGCAGAACTGGGGGCGATCGGCGCAGGTCAAGCCACTCCGGGTCGAGCGACCACGCACACCCGAGGGGGTGCAGCGCGCCGTGAAGGCGGCGGTCGCGCAGCGGCTCACGATCAAGGCGGTCGGTGCAGGGCACAGCTTCACCGGCATCGCCGTGGCGCCGGGGGTGCTGCTCGAACTCGATGACATGCAGGGGCTGGTCTCGGCTGACGAGGCCACCGGGCAGGTCACTCTCCTCGCGGGCACTCGGCTGCACCGCATCCCGGGACTCCTCGCTCCGTACGGTCTCGCGATGGAGAACCTGGGCGACATCGATCGGCAGTCGATCTCCGGCGCGATCTCGACCGGAACCCACGGGACGGGAGCGTCGTTCGGGGGCCTCGCCGCTCAGGTGGTGGGTGCCACCCTGGTGACCGCCACCGGCGAGTTCCTCCGCGTGGACGCCGAGCAGAACACCGACCTGCTGCCGGCTGTGGCGCTCGGTCTGGGTGCTCTCGGGATCCTCGTCGAGGTCACGCTGCAGTGTGTTCCGGCTTTCATCCTGAAGGCGATCGATGAGCCCGCTCCGCTCGACGACGTGCTGGCGACGCTGGCGCACCGTGTCGCCGCGTCAGATCACTTCGAGTTCTACTGGTTCCCGCACACCGACGTCGCGCTGACGAAAAGACAGACGCGCGTTCCGGAGTCCACGAGACGTCAGCCGCTGCCGACGGTGGGCCGATGGATCGACGAGACGCTGCTCTCGAACGGGGTCTATCGCGCGGTGTGCGCCGCCGGACAGATCGCCCCCGTGATCACGCCGCCGTTCAACAGGCTCGCGGTGAAGCTGACGGGTGATCGGCAGTACACGGACCTGTCGCATCGCGTGCTGACGCAGAGCCGCACGGTTCGGTTCCGAGAGATGGAGTACGCGCTCCCCGCCGAGAACGTCGTCCCGGCCTTCCGTGCCGTGCGGGCGCTGATCGAGCGACGCGGCTGGCGCATCGAGTTCCCCATCGAGGTGAGGTTCGCCGCGGAGGACGACAGGTGGCTGTCGACGGCATACGGACGAGCCAGTGGGTACATCGCGGTCCACCGCTACTGGCGCGCGGATCCGACGGCGTATTTCGAGGCCGTGGAGCAGATCATGCTCGAGCACGGTGGCCGCCCGCACTGGGGCAAGCTGCACACGCTCGGCGCCGACCGGCTTCGCGAGAGTTACCCGCGCTTCGACGATTTCGTCGCTCTCCGCGACCGGCTCGACCCCGATCGTCGGTTCACGAACCGATACCTCGACCGAGTCCTCGGAGAGTGA
- a CDS encoding NAD(P)/FAD-dependent oxidoreductase, whose protein sequence is MPKILIVGGGYAGFYTAWKLEKHLRKGEADVTMVDPLPYMTYQPFLPEVAAGSIEARHSVVAHRRHLKRTNVLNAKVTGINHAEKVATITPPVGEPYEFAYDQIVVTAGAVSRTFPIPGIADNAIGLKTIEEAVAIRDRLMSNFDKAASLPAGPERDRLLSVVVVGGGFAGIEVFAELRSLASSLVGKYPQLSFEDTHFHLIEAMGRIMPEVSLPTSEWVLKDLAKRGANVHLDTQLTSAVDGNVELSTGEVIPTDLIVWTAGVMANPTVVRGGDLPIEERGRIQTRADLRVGTPEAFVEGAWAAGDVSAVPDLSGGGVGGFCVPNAQHAVRQAKLLAKNLVAVLRGEDPKEYFHKNLGAVAGLGLYNGVFQSGKIALKGFVAWVAHRGYHGLAMPTWERKFRVVWGWWNNLWLGRDLVNLETVQNPRYVFEEFAARPRPAAAAPAPAVTAPAEQAKAVDKAADEKPAGEKAAVKKPAAKKPAAKKPAETAATK, encoded by the coding sequence GTGCCCAAGATTCTGATCGTCGGTGGAGGCTATGCAGGCTTCTATACGGCGTGGAAGCTGGAGAAGCACCTTCGCAAGGGTGAAGCAGACGTCACCATGGTCGATCCGCTGCCGTACATGACGTACCAGCCGTTCCTTCCCGAGGTGGCCGCCGGCTCGATCGAAGCCCGCCACTCGGTGGTGGCTCACCGACGTCACCTCAAGCGCACGAACGTCCTCAACGCCAAGGTGACCGGCATCAACCACGCCGAGAAGGTCGCGACCATCACGCCGCCGGTGGGCGAGCCGTACGAGTTCGCCTACGACCAGATCGTGGTCACCGCGGGCGCGGTCTCGCGCACGTTCCCGATCCCGGGCATCGCGGACAACGCGATCGGTCTGAAGACGATCGAAGAGGCCGTCGCGATCCGTGACCGCCTGATGTCGAACTTCGACAAGGCCGCGTCCCTGCCTGCGGGCCCCGAGCGCGACCGTCTGCTGTCGGTGGTGGTCGTCGGTGGTGGCTTCGCCGGCATCGAGGTCTTCGCCGAGCTGCGTTCGCTGGCATCCTCGCTCGTGGGCAAGTACCCGCAGCTGAGCTTCGAAGACACGCACTTCCACCTGATCGAGGCGATGGGCCGCATCATGCCCGAGGTGTCGCTGCCGACCAGCGAGTGGGTGCTCAAGGACCTCGCGAAGCGCGGTGCCAACGTGCACCTCGACACGCAGCTCACCAGCGCGGTCGACGGCAACGTCGAGCTCTCGACGGGTGAGGTCATCCCGACCGACCTCATCGTCTGGACCGCCGGTGTCATGGCCAACCCGACCGTCGTGCGCGGCGGCGACCTCCCGATCGAAGAGCGTGGTCGCATCCAGACCCGCGCAGACCTGCGCGTTGGCACGCCCGAGGCGTTCGTCGAGGGTGCATGGGCAGCCGGTGACGTCTCGGCGGTTCCCGACCTCTCCGGTGGTGGCGTCGGCGGCTTCTGCGTGCCGAACGCCCAGCACGCGGTGCGTCAGGCCAAGCTGCTCGCGAAGAACCTCGTCGCCGTGCTGCGTGGTGAGGACCCGAAGGAGTACTTCCACAAGAACCTCGGCGCCGTCGCAGGCCTCGGGCTCTACAACGGTGTCTTCCAGTCCGGCAAGATCGCGCTCAAGGGCTTCGTCGCCTGGGTCGCGCACCGTGGCTACCACGGCCTCGCGATGCCCACGTGGGAGCGCAAGTTCCGTGTGGTCTGGGGCTGGTGGAACAACCTGTGGCTCGGCCGCGACCTCGTGAACCTCGAGACCGTGCAGAACCCGCGCTACGTCTTCGAGGAGTTCGCCGCACGTCCGCGTCCTGCCGCCGCTGCTCCGGCCCCCGCGGTCACGGCGCCTGCGGAGCAGGCGAAGGCCGTCGACAAGGCCGCCGATGAGAAGCCCGCCGGCGAGAAGGCCGCAGTCAAGAAGCCTGCAGCCAAGAAGCCGGCAGCGAAGAAGCCTGCCGAGACGGCCGCCACCAAGTAG
- a CDS encoding FtsB family cell division protein gives MSGTYGGGAVARRPAPPSASAGPSRPAGQTTKATTRTAGSRPSRTATSRNTQDRRVDVREWASGIRLSAFSVIMLSLVVLGAWVLVPTLGTFIDQRQKIASLEQSIQVSEDEITALEKERERWEDPAYITTQARERLYYVKPGEVVYLIDNDLDPAALPQQQGPVSDTLEETPSDWMPQLLRTLTAAGLSDTATVGR, from the coding sequence GTGAGCGGCACGTACGGAGGAGGAGCCGTGGCACGACGACCGGCTCCTCCTTCGGCGTCTGCGGGCCCCTCGCGGCCCGCAGGCCAGACGACGAAGGCGACGACGCGGACCGCAGGTTCGCGACCCTCGCGCACCGCGACGAGCAGGAACACTCAGGACCGCCGTGTCGACGTGCGCGAGTGGGCCTCCGGCATCCGACTCTCTGCCTTCTCCGTCATCATGCTGTCGCTCGTCGTCCTCGGGGCATGGGTGCTCGTCCCCACGCTCGGCACGTTCATCGACCAGCGACAGAAGATCGCCTCACTCGAGCAGTCGATCCAGGTGTCCGAAGACGAGATCACCGCGCTCGAGAAGGAGCGCGAGCGCTGGGAGGATCCGGCGTACATCACCACCCAGGCTCGTGAGCGTCTGTACTACGTCAAGCCGGGCGAAGTCGTCTACCTGATCGACAACGACCTCGACCCTGCGGCGCTTCCGCAGCAGCAGGGCCCGGTCAGCGACACTCTCGAAGAGACGCCATCGGACTGGATGCCGCAGCTGCTGCGCACCCTCACGGCCGCCGGACTCAGCGACACCGCCACAGTCGGCCGCTGA
- a CDS encoding O-methyltransferase: MDSTPAAWSDADAYLADLLVGHDLDLEAALAAQRDAGLPAIEVAPVSGKLLNLIARFSGARRVLEIGTLGGYSTIWLARAVGPEGRVVTVEAEGDNAAVARASIDAAGVGDRVDIRIGRGADVLPTLVGGFDLVFIDADKESNTIYLDWAARLGHPGTVVVLDNIGREGEIVREDSTDPKVIGTRDGLRMLGEDPRFDATALQTVGAKGWDGVAVALVV, from the coding sequence ATGGATTCCACTCCCGCCGCCTGGTCCGACGCCGACGCCTACCTCGCCGACCTGCTCGTCGGCCACGACCTGGACCTCGAGGCGGCACTGGCGGCCCAGCGCGATGCAGGTCTGCCGGCGATCGAGGTGGCACCGGTCTCAGGCAAGCTGCTGAACCTGATCGCGCGCTTCAGCGGCGCTCGCCGGGTGCTCGAGATCGGGACTCTCGGTGGGTACTCGACGATCTGGCTCGCGCGTGCGGTCGGTCCGGAAGGTCGCGTCGTGACGGTCGAGGCCGAGGGGGACAATGCCGCCGTGGCGCGGGCGAGCATCGATGCGGCGGGAGTCGGCGATCGGGTGGACATCAGGATCGGCCGCGGTGCCGACGTGCTGCCGACCCTCGTCGGAGGCTTCGACCTGGTCTTCATCGACGCCGACAAGGAGTCGAACACGATCTACCTCGACTGGGCCGCGAGGCTCGGGCACCCCGGCACCGTGGTCGTCCTCGACAACATCGGTCGCGAGGGCGAGATCGTCCGCGAGGACTCCACCGATCCCAAGGTGATCGGTACCAGGGACGGTCTGCGGATGCTGGGGGAGGACCCCCGCTTCGACGCCACCGCACTGCAGACCGTGGGGGCGAAGGGGTGGGACGGCGTCGCTGTCGCCCTCGTGGTGTGA
- a CDS encoding DedA family protein, with amino-acid sequence MTPLSSAAVDASASDHGFSGLTGFAADVLTGLGDIGVGVLVFVEVLVPPIPSEVILPFAGYLSQSGDLTLGWLIVWSTLASWIGALLLYWLGSAIGVDRAVRLLSATKLVSRADLKRGVRWFERSGAWTILVGRLVPGVRSLISIPAGATRMNLLRFSAYTIVGSGLWNSLLIGVGAALGTQHEQLEHVLGYLDYAVYTAIAVALAVLILRRVRDARGSRSAAMRADGSRE; translated from the coding sequence ATGACGCCTCTCAGTTCGGCGGCTGTCGACGCCTCGGCCTCCGACCACGGCTTCTCGGGGCTCACAGGCTTCGCCGCCGACGTCCTCACCGGGCTCGGCGACATCGGAGTCGGCGTGCTCGTCTTCGTCGAGGTGCTGGTCCCGCCGATCCCCAGCGAGGTGATCCTCCCGTTCGCGGGCTATCTGAGCCAGAGCGGCGACCTCACCCTCGGCTGGTTGATCGTCTGGAGCACCCTCGCGTCGTGGATCGGTGCGCTCCTGCTCTACTGGCTCGGGTCCGCCATCGGGGTGGATCGAGCGGTGCGGCTGCTCTCGGCAACCAAGCTGGTGAGCCGCGCCGACCTCAAGCGTGGCGTGCGCTGGTTCGAGCGCAGCGGAGCGTGGACCATCCTCGTCGGCCGACTGGTTCCCGGGGTGCGCAGCCTGATCTCGATCCCGGCCGGCGCGACGCGCATGAATCTGCTCCGCTTCAGTGCGTACACGATCGTGGGCAGCGGCCTGTGGAACTCACTGCTCATCGGGGTCGGGGCAGCTCTCGGCACTCAGCACGAGCAGCTCGAGCATGTCCTCGGATACCTCGACTACGCGGTGTACACCGCGATCGCCGTCGCACTCGCGGTCCTGATCCTGCGCCGGGTGCGCGACGCCCGTGGCTCGCGGTCTGCCGCGATGCGCGCCGACGGATCACGCGAATGA
- a CDS encoding alanine racemase, translated as MLDLTADLSPEKRRSTVSPEWQDPSRYWPRLSAATGHLPAPVAVIDREALRHNAMDLLVRAGGLPIRVASKSVRVRSVLDAVLQLPGYRGILAFTLAEALWLAETHDDIVLGYPTVDRAGLAQLFASEDAARRITLMVDDPAHLDIIDSVAPAGSRPDVRVAIDADASLRSAALGHIGVRRSALFTAGEVAAFARKIVRRPGFSLVGLQMYEAQIAGQGDNAGPDAPVIRLMQARSRAELRERRAAIVAALSGIAPLEFLNGGGTGSLEFTGSDESLTEASAGSGLLGGHLFDGYRSFRPAPASAFAFDVVRRPAADIATVLGGGWIASGPAVGSRQPLPVWPEGLRTLSREAAGEVQTPLQGRSAERLGVGDRVWFRHAKSGEPAERIERYHLVSGDEIIDELPTYRGEGKAFL; from the coding sequence GTGCTCGACCTCACCGCCGATCTGAGCCCCGAGAAGAGACGCTCCACCGTCTCCCCCGAGTGGCAGGACCCGTCACGATATTGGCCGCGGCTGTCCGCCGCGACCGGCCACCTGCCTGCTCCTGTGGCGGTGATCGATCGCGAGGCGCTGCGGCACAACGCGATGGATCTGCTCGTGCGCGCGGGCGGGTTGCCGATCCGCGTCGCCTCGAAGTCGGTTCGCGTGCGGTCGGTGCTCGACGCGGTGCTGCAGCTGCCGGGGTACCGCGGGATCCTCGCCTTCACCCTCGCCGAGGCGCTGTGGCTCGCCGAGACGCATGACGACATCGTCCTCGGATATCCGACCGTCGACAGAGCCGGGCTCGCGCAGCTCTTCGCCTCGGAGGATGCCGCGCGCAGGATCACGCTGATGGTCGACGACCCCGCACACCTCGACATCATCGACAGCGTCGCACCGGCTGGGAGTCGACCGGACGTCCGCGTGGCGATCGACGCCGATGCGTCGCTTCGCTCCGCCGCACTCGGGCACATCGGAGTGCGACGGTCGGCGCTGTTCACCGCGGGCGAGGTCGCCGCCTTCGCGCGGAAGATCGTGCGTCGTCCAGGGTTCTCGCTCGTCGGCCTCCAGATGTATGAGGCACAGATCGCAGGACAGGGAGACAACGCCGGACCGGATGCGCCGGTCATCCGGCTCATGCAGGCACGGTCGCGCGCCGAGCTCCGTGAGCGCAGGGCGGCGATCGTCGCCGCGTTGTCCGGGATCGCTCCGCTGGAGTTCCTCAACGGCGGTGGCACGGGGTCTCTCGAGTTCACCGGCAGTGACGAGTCGTTGACGGAGGCGAGCGCAGGCAGCGGGCTGCTCGGAGGGCATCTCTTCGACGGGTATCGCTCGTTCCGGCCGGCTCCGGCGTCGGCCTTCGCGTTCGACGTGGTGCGGCGGCCTGCAGCGGACATCGCCACGGTGCTCGGCGGCGGGTGGATCGCTTCCGGTCCCGCGGTCGGCTCGCGTCAGCCGCTTCCCGTCTGGCCGGAGGGGTTGCGCACGCTTTCCCGTGAGGCCGCGGGTGAGGTGCAGACGCCGTTGCAGGGCCGGTCGGCGGAACGACTGGGCGTCGGTGATCGCGTCTGGTTCCGCCACGCGAAGAGCGGCGAGCCCGCCGAGCGGATCGAACGGTATCACCTGGTCTCCGGTGACGAGATCATCGACGAGCTGCCGACCTATCGCGGCGAAGGCAAGGCGTTCCTGTGA
- the eno gene encoding phosphopyruvate hydratase — protein MALIEAVGAREILDSRGNPTVEVEVLLDDGVVQRAAVPSGASTGAFEAYELRDGDKSRYGGKGVLKAVDAIIDELGPALEGVEASEQRIVDEILIETDGTENKQRTGANAILGVSLAVAKAAADSADLPLFRYLGGPNAHVLPVPLFNVINGGEHADNGIDMQEFFLAPIGAETYSEALRWGVETYHVLRGELKAAGYATGLGDEGGFAPDLPSNREGLDFLVKAIEKAGFKPGTEIALGLDVAATEFFSDGVYRLDNKDWSGPELIEYYQGLVNDFPIVTIEDALAEDDWDNWKLLTDALGSKVQLVGDDLFVTNPTRLADGIKRGVANSLLVKVNQIGTLTETFDAVSLAQRSGYTAMLSHRSGETEDTTIADLVVATNAGQIKAGAPARSERVAKYNQLLRIEEELGDAAVFAGRSAFPRYQG, from the coding sequence GTGGCACTGATCGAGGCTGTAGGCGCACGCGAGATTCTCGACTCGCGCGGAAACCCGACCGTCGAGGTGGAGGTGCTCCTCGACGACGGCGTCGTCCAGAGGGCCGCCGTCCCGTCCGGTGCATCCACCGGCGCATTCGAGGCGTACGAGCTGCGTGACGGCGACAAGAGCCGTTACGGCGGAAAGGGCGTCCTCAAGGCCGTCGACGCGATCATCGACGAGCTCGGCCCGGCTCTCGAGGGCGTCGAGGCGAGCGAGCAGCGCATCGTCGACGAGATCCTGATCGAGACCGACGGCACCGAGAACAAGCAGCGCACCGGCGCGAACGCGATCCTCGGCGTCAGCCTGGCCGTCGCGAAGGCCGCGGCCGACTCGGCTGACCTGCCGCTGTTCCGCTACCTGGGCGGACCCAACGCGCACGTGCTGCCCGTCCCGCTGTTCAACGTCATCAACGGCGGCGAGCACGCAGACAACGGCATCGACATGCAGGAGTTCTTCCTCGCTCCGATCGGCGCCGAGACCTACTCCGAGGCGCTCCGCTGGGGCGTCGAGACCTACCACGTGCTGCGCGGCGAGCTGAAGGCTGCCGGCTACGCGACCGGCCTCGGTGACGAGGGCGGCTTCGCCCCCGACCTGCCCAGCAACCGCGAGGGACTCGACTTCCTCGTCAAGGCGATCGAGAAGGCCGGCTTCAAGCCGGGCACCGAGATCGCCCTCGGCCTCGACGTCGCAGCCACCGAGTTCTTCTCGGACGGCGTCTACCGCCTCGACAACAAGGACTGGAGCGGCCCCGAGCTGATCGAGTACTACCAGGGCCTCGTCAACGACTTCCCGATCGTCACGATCGAGGATGCGCTGGCCGAGGACGACTGGGACAACTGGAAGCTCCTCACCGACGCACTCGGCTCGAAGGTCCAGCTCGTCGGCGACGACCTGTTCGTCACGAACCCGACCCGCCTGGCCGACGGCATCAAGCGCGGCGTCGCCAACTCGCTGCTCGTCAAGGTCAACCAGATCGGAACGCTCACCGAGACGTTCGACGCGGTCAGCCTCGCGCAGCGCTCGGGCTACACGGCGATGCTCTCGCACCGCTCGGGCGAGACCGAGGACACCACGATCGCCGACCTCGTCGTCGCCACGAACGCGGGTCAGATCAAGGCGGGTGCGCCTGCTCGCAGCGAGCGCGTCGCCAAGTACAATCAGCTTCTGCGCATCGAAGAGGAACTGGGCGACGCGGCGGTCTTCGCCGGTCGCTCGGCGTTCCCGCGCTACCAGGGCTGA
- a CDS encoding DUF501 domain-containing protein: MTTPPYPAPTTAELAVVSAQLGRQARGVVGIAARCSCGNPTVVATAPRLTDGTPFPTFYYLTHPAATAAMSTLEATQVMPELAALLADDEDIAAAYLAAHRAYLSDRVQFGEVSEIDGISAGGMPTRVKCLHALAGHALAAGPGVNPIGDLALERSSWSPERCRCDDPGAALRDAEASSA, encoded by the coding sequence GTGACCACGCCGCCATACCCCGCCCCCACGACCGCCGAGCTCGCTGTGGTGTCGGCCCAGCTGGGAAGGCAGGCTCGAGGCGTCGTCGGCATCGCGGCGCGCTGCTCGTGCGGAAACCCGACGGTCGTCGCCACGGCGCCCCGACTCACCGACGGCACGCCGTTCCCCACGTTCTACTACCTGACGCACCCTGCGGCGACCGCGGCGATGTCGACGCTCGAGGCGACTCAGGTCATGCCCGAGCTCGCCGCTCTTCTCGCCGACGACGAGGACATCGCGGCGGCCTACCTCGCAGCGCACCGGGCTTATCTGAGCGACCGCGTGCAGTTCGGCGAAGTGAGCGAGATCGACGGCATCTCCGCCGGCGGCATGCCCACACGCGTGAAGTGCCTCCACGCTCTGGCAGGTCACGCTCTGGCCGCAGGGCCCGGTGTGAATCCGATCGGCGACCTGGCGCTCGAGCGCTCGAGCTGGTCGCCCGAGCGGTGCCGATGCGACGACCCGGGTGCGGCACTGCGCGACGCCGAGGCGTCGTCGGCATGA
- a CDS encoding cation-transporting ATPase, protein MGKLNRLLGMAARALDLDESGSRNDRSGSQAGATPQVPGRRPSERDRYAPPPAHHASRDPYAPPAAGRAYADRPGAGGTRAGSDADRAAIARYDYLLETADPHRVEQIHREAFARLTPAQRVQVQERMTAELAPGERPASSSPDDLARAAGRSEASRPGRMRGLLSRVRGFGAAGAVGGAAAGALGVVAIGAVGSAVAAPLLEQAAGLGVDFDALAQGIDVEAIASGLGGEELAGAAEGVLGSAGETVSGLGDTASEWGQRLGDLGIPGIGDLFGR, encoded by the coding sequence ATGGGAAAACTCAACCGACTGCTCGGGATGGCCGCTCGCGCTCTCGATCTCGACGAGAGCGGATCCCGCAACGACCGGTCCGGCTCGCAGGCAGGCGCAACGCCGCAGGTGCCGGGTCGGCGTCCCTCCGAGCGCGATCGATACGCGCCGCCGCCCGCGCACCACGCGAGTCGTGATCCCTACGCGCCGCCGGCCGCCGGACGCGCGTACGCCGATCGCCCCGGAGCCGGGGGCACGAGGGCGGGGTCTGATGCCGATCGCGCGGCCATCGCGCGGTACGACTATCTGCTCGAGACGGCCGACCCCCATCGAGTCGAGCAGATCCACCGGGAGGCGTTCGCCCGGCTCACGCCCGCGCAACGAGTGCAGGTGCAGGAGCGGATGACGGCGGAACTCGCGCCGGGGGAGCGACCGGCATCCTCGTCTCCCGACGATCTGGCTCGCGCTGCAGGGCGCTCCGAGGCATCGCGGCCCGGTCGCATGCGGGGGCTGCTCTCGCGCGTGCGCGGATTCGGTGCGGCCGGCGCTGTCGGAGGAGCCGCGGCGGGAGCGTTGGGCGTCGTCGCGATCGGAGCGGTCGGCAGCGCGGTCGCAGCTCCCCTTCTCGAGCAGGCGGCCGGTCTCGGAGTGGACTTCGACGCATTGGCGCAGGGCATCGACGTCGAAGCGATCGCGAGCGGGCTCGGAGGGGAGGAGCTCGCGGGCGCGGCCGAGGGGGTCCTCGGGTCGGCGGGCGAGACGGTGTCGGGTCTCGGTGACACGGCGAGCGAGTGGGGGCAGCGCCTCGGCGACCTCGGCATCCCCGGAATCGGCGATCTGTTCGGCCGATGA